The genomic window AGGAAGACCCCCTTTGCCGTGGTTCGCGGCACCTGCGACGGCCAGGTCGGCTCGGAGGCCCTCGGGTTCGCCGCCGACGCGGCCACCAAGAGCAAAAGCGACTTCTACCAGTTCCAGATACACGGAGCGAATCACAACTATTTCAACACGCAGTGGTCGCCGAGCAGCGGACAGGTCGCGGCCCGAGATGACGCCGGCCACGTCGACGGCCATCCCGGCCGGTGCACCGGAAGCGGCGGGCCCAGCGACGACGCCCAACTGACCGAAGCCCAGCAACGCCAGGTCGGGGCCGCCTACATCGACGCCTTCTTCCGGCGGTACCTCGCCGACGACCACCGCTTCGACCCGGTACTGACCGGCAAGCGGCACCCCTTGTCCTCCATCACGTCCGTCGACGTGAAGGCCGTTCTGCGTGAACGCCGATAACTCCGGCCGCAGTGCGTCCGGGCATCACCGGTGACGCGGTCGTGAGTGGGTGGACACCTCCAGAGGAATCAGGCCGCGGCGGGGAGCGCCGCCGGCCTTCGCCTGATCACCAGCGCCATCAGCGCCGCCGCCGCGCACAGCGCGCCCGACGCGACCCAGACGACGTCGTACGAGCCGAACACGTCCCGCGCCACACCGCCCGCGAACGCGACGACCGCCGCGCCGACCTGGTGGGACGCCAGGACCCAGCCGAAGACGATCGCCGAGTCCTCCCCGTAGTGCTCACGGCACAGGGCGATCGTCGGCGGGACGGTGGCCACCCAGTCCAGGCCGTAGAAGACGATGAAGAAGACCATCGGCGGATGGACGGACGGCGCCAGCAGCATCGGGAGGAAGAGCAGCGAGACGCCGCGCAGCGCGTAGTAGACGGCGAGCAGACGGCGGGCGTCGTAGCGGTCGGTGAACCAGCCGGAGGCGATGGTCCCGACGACGTCGAAGACGCCGATGACCGCGAGGAGCGAGGCGGCCGCCGTGATGGGCATGCCGTGGTCGTGCGCGGCGGGCACGAAGTGGGTCTGGACCAGGCCGTTCGTGGAGGCGCCGCAGATCGCGAAGGTGCCGGCCAGCAGCCAGAAGGGGCCGGTGCGGGCGGCGGAGAACAGCACCCCCAAGGTCCGGCGGGCGGCGCCCGGCACCGGCGGCGGCTTGGGGACGAACTCCTTGGCGCCGTACGGGGCGAGGCCCACGTCCGCCGGGTGGTCGCGCAGCAGCAGCCACACGAAGGGGACGACGGCGAGGGCGGCGAGGGAGACCGTGACGGCCGCCGGGCGCCAGTGGTGCTCCTGGACGATCCACGACAGCACCGGGAGGAAGATCAGCTGGCCCGACGCCGCGGCCGCCGTCAGGATGCCGGTGACCAGGCCCCGCCGCCCCGTGAACCAGCGGTTCGTCACCGTCGCAGCGAAGGCCAGCGCCATCGAGCCGGTGCCGAGCCCGACGAGCAGCCCC from Streptomyces formicae includes these protein-coding regions:
- a CDS encoding MFS transporter, with translation MTQTSDLPAAPAQLAPRGPRRIHRAWFVLAVAFVTIIGAAAFRSLPGLLIDPLNEEFGWSRGTIGLAVSINLALYGLTAPFAAALMDKYGIRKVVAVALTIIAAGSGLTVWMTAAWQLLLCWGLLVGLGTGSMALAFAATVTNRWFTGRRGLVTGILTAAAASGQLIFLPVLSWIVQEHHWRPAAVTVSLAALAVVPFVWLLLRDHPADVGLAPYGAKEFVPKPPPVPGAARRTLGVLFSAARTGPFWLLAGTFAICGASTNGLVQTHFVPAAHDHGMPITAAASLLAVIGVFDVVGTIASGWFTDRYDARRLLAVYYALRGVSLLFLPMLLAPSVHPPMVFFIVFYGLDWVATVPPTIALCREHYGEDSAIVFGWVLASHQVGAAVVAFAGGVARDVFGSYDVVWVASGALCAAAALMALVIRRRPAALPAAA